A window of Cryptomeria japonica chromosome 3, Sugi_1.0, whole genome shotgun sequence contains these coding sequences:
- the LOC131051177 gene encoding uncharacterized protein LOC131051177, whose translation METEQQKQDSTVDSTVEWEHKVETCYEKIIKETIVTGKETQVSLDKFPYYLSDNTKSELILSTYENLKWNQLLKTTTRLPSCLTLFLSGPAGSEIYQEMLVKGLANHFDAKSLMYENDAMPRVKVSSFIRDPTDGKINFEQGGRVIYAGSYQNSRGPSCGDRGSIYLMGPEELTEIGIRFDKPIPGGTDLNGLCRAEHGFICSEDELLFEITHGETMDWPSIKLQINALFKVVRCESRNGPIILFIKDLEKWKDDPNVWIALQSELDTLMGSVVVIFSHIQDDKKKGNMEKLLSLLKNKVMDKVTVEPPWQGEELNDWKFKLKRDEESLKAKENQRVFREALCWYNLEFDGIEKMCSKGQSLAFSEAFKICYWALSHYQMNNPENRELKTVAISSESFQYGLNKLNKIQNKPQAIQIKQKEIATENKFEKKILQNVIPPGDIGVNFENIGSLENVKESLNESVMLPLRRPELFKGQLTKPCKGILLFGPPGTGKTMLAKAVATEAGANFINISMSTVSSMWFGESEKYIRALFSVASKISPTVIFIDEVDSMLSQRNSEEESSVLRRMKNEFMVNWDGLRTKENERVLILAATNRPFDLDEAVIRRMPRRLLVNLPDAPNRAKIMKAILRKEKMAQDVDLDAIAKMTEGYSGCDLKDLCVAAAYRPIQEILEKEKQEKALAIAERRPLPLVSGSVEIRPLNMSDMEHACQQVRASVSPDSAYMQRLLQWEEQYGGGGSMKKERISYFL comes from the exons ATGGAAACTGAACAACAGAAGCAAGATAGTACAGTAGATAGTACAGTAGAGTGGGAGCACAAAGTTGAAACTTGTTATGAAAAGATAATAAAAGAGACAATTGTAACCGGGAAGGAGACTCAAGTGTCACTGGATAAATTTCCTTATTATTTAAG TGACAACACAAAGAGTGAACTAATCTTATCCACATACGAAAATTTGAAATGGAACCAATTGCTCAAAACTACTACAAGGCTTCCTTCATGCCTCACACTGTTCCTGTCTGGCCCTGCAG GTTCAGAGATATATCAAGAAATGCTAGTGAAGGGGTTGGCCAATCATTTTGATGCAAAATCTCTGATGTATGAAAATGATGCAATGCCTCGG GTTAAGGTAAGCAGCTTTATAAGAGACCCAACGGATGGTAAAATTAATTTTGAGCAAG GTGGCAGAGTAATATATGCTGGCTCATATCAAAATTCAAG GGGTCCATCTTGTGGTGATAGAGGATCAATATATTTAATGGGTCCAGAAGAATTAACTGAAATTGGTATACGATTTGATAAGCCAATTCCAGGGGGCACTGACCTGAACGGCCTATGCAGAGCAGAGCACGGTTTTATATGTAGTG AAGATGAACTTCTCTTCGAAATTACTCATGGGGAGACGATGGACTGGCCGTCCATAAAGCTGCAAATCAATGCACTATTTAAG GTTGTCAGATGTGAAAGTAGAAATGGTCCTATTATACTTTTCATCAAAGATCTTGAAAAGTGGAAAGACGATCCAAATGTTTGGATTGCTTTGCAGAGCGAGTTGGATACACTGATGGGTTCTGTTGTGGTTATCTTTTCACACATTCAAGATGACAAGAAAAAG GGTAATATGGAGAAGCTACTTTCTTTACTCAAAAACAAAGTGATGGACAAAGTGACTGTGGAACCACCTTGG CAGGGTGAAGAACTCAAtgattggaaatttaaattaaagcGGGATGAGGAATCACTCAAAGCAAAGGAAAATCAGCGAGTATTCAGAGAG GCCCTTTGTTGGTATAACCTAGAGTTTGATGGAATCGAAAAAATGTGTTCAAAGGGCCAGTCTCTTGCCTTTTCTG AGGCATTTAAAATCTGCTATTGGGCTCTCAGTCACTACCAAATGAATAACCCTGAAAACCGGGAATTGAAAACAGTTGCAATCTCTAGCGAGAg TTTTCAATACGGATTGAACAAattaaacaaaattcaaaataagcCACAGGCTATTCAGATCAAACAAAAG GAGATTGCCACTGAGAATAAGTTTGAGAAGAAGATCCTGCAGAATGTGATACCACCAGGTGATATTGGAGTGAATTTTGAGAACATTGGATCTCTGGAAAATGTGAAAGAATCGCTTAATGAGTCTGTGATGCTTCCTTTACGAAGACCTGAACTCTTTAAAGGACAATTAACAAAG CCCTGCAAAGGTATCCTACTCTTTGGTCCTCCAGGGACTGGGAAGACTATGCTTGCCAAAGCTGTGGCAACTGAAGCTGGTGCAAATTTTATAAATATATCAATGTCAACTGTTTCATCAATG TGGTTTGGTGAATCTGAGAAGTACATTAGAGCCTTGTTTTCAGTAGCAAGTAAAATATCTCCAACAGTGATATTTATTGATGAG GTTGATAGTATGTTGAGTCAAAGGAACAGTGAAGAAGAGAGTTCGGTACTACGCAGGATGAAGAATGAATTTATGGTAAACTGGGATGGATTGCGCACCAAAGAAAATGAGAGAGTCTTAATTCTTGCTGCCACTAATAGACCTTTTGATCTTGACGAAGCTGTCATTAGAAGGATGCCTAGGAG GCTATTGGTAAACTTGCCAGATGCACCAAATAGGGCAAAAATCATGAAGGCAATACTTCGAAAAGAGAAAATGGCACAGGATGTAGACCTGGATGCAATTGCAAAAATGACAGAGGGATATTCTGGCTGCGACCTAAAG GACTTGTGCGTTGCAGCTGCATATCGCCCTATCCAAGagattttggaaaaagaaaaacag GAAAAGGCATTAGCAATAGCAGAGAGGAGACCTTTGCCATTAGTTAGTGGGAGTGTTGAGATTCGTCCTTTGAATATGAGCGACATGGAACATGCATGTCAACAG GTGCGTGCTAGCGTTTCGCCAGATTCAGCATATATGCAGCGACTGCTTCAGTGGGAGGAACAATATGGCGGAGGAGGTTCAATGAAAAAAGAGAGAATTAGCTATTTTTTATGA